Genomic window (Streptomyces yatensis):
CCCCTATCTGCTGCTCGGCTGGTCCTTCGGCGGACTCGTGGCGCACGCCATGGCCGAACAGCTCCAGCGCGCCGGTGAGCGGGTCGCCCTGCTGGCCATGCTCGACTCCTTCCCCCGGCTCCCCGCGAGCCACGGCGGCACCGCGCGGGCCGGGGAGGAGGACGCCGTCCTGTCCCAGCGGGAGTTCCTCGGCGGAATGCTCGACCTGGCCGGCTACGAACGGGCCGACTGGGACGGGGAGCCGCTGGAGTACGGCCGGGTCGCGGAGATCCTCCGCGGCCAGGGCGGCATCCTCGGCAGCCTGGAGGAGCGGCACGTGGCGGCCCTGTACGAGGTGTTCGAGAACAATTCACGGCTCGCACGGGGTCATGTACCCGGTACCTACGTGGGTGACCTTCTCTTCTTCGAGGCGACGCTCGGCAAACCGGGGGACGCCCCCGGGCCCGAGGTGTGGACGCCCTTCCTGGAGGGCTCCATCGAACGCCACCCCGTCGAGTCCACCCACGACGACATGACCCAGCCGGAACCGCTCGCCGGGATCGGCCGGATCCTCGCCACCCGGCTCCGCGACTTCACCTGAGCCCCCTCCACAGCCCCCTCCACGGACCTGTCCACGGAAGAGAGACGAGACGCGAGATGAGCAACCCCTTCGACGACGCGGACGCCATGTATCTGGTGCTGGTCAACGACGAGGGCCAGTACTCCCTGTGGCCGGTCTTCGCCGAGGTCCCGGCCGGCTGGACCGGCGTCCACGGCCCCGACGGGCGCCAGGCCTGCCTGGATCACATCAACGAGAACTGGACCGACATGCGTCCCAAGAGCCTCGTCGAGGCCATGGAC
Coding sequences:
- a CDS encoding MbtH family protein, which gives rise to MSNPFDDADAMYLVLVNDEGQYSLWPVFAEVPAGWTGVHGPDGRQACLDHINENWTDMRPKSLVEAMDAAAS